In Rosa rugosa chromosome 4, drRosRugo1.1, whole genome shotgun sequence, the genomic stretch TATCCTAGTAAATCAAGCAGAACTCTAGTACTCTACAGTTTACATATAGATGATCAGCTTTTGACTGGAGAAATCAATTCTCCATAACTTCGTTATGGGCACCTTGAGAATAAATTACCGACGAATCAGAATCAGAACCTCCAACAAATCCACCAAACCACCTAATGCTAAATAAGATATTCTTATAAATCTAGAATCTTCATGTTCATAATGAGGGAAAACGACTCAAACTTCACCATGGAACTCTTTGGAGCCGTATCATCATAATATCTGGATAACCCTGTCTAAACACAAAGTTTTATACCGTAGTTCACTTTTGGCCTTTCTATTAACTTTTTAGTCCCTTTAAATTTAGTTACTGTTGAATTCATTCTGCAAGTTGAAGCTTTTGTAGACACTTTCCAATTTTCCATGTCTCTTTTCTTCAGTTCAATCTCTTAGAAATACATCCAATAGTGTTCATTTCGTTGTCTTTATAACTGTGTTTCCTTCATGTCATTACATGTTTTTGTTGTAAATATGATGGTCTTCCAGCATCTTCAACTTGGAAAGTAATTGACCTCTGAGATGTTCTATTTGCTAGGCAGAAAAATTAGGAGGAAACACATCTAATCCAGTGGAAAGTAGAAAATTTGTGTTATTATGCATTACGTTTATTTTCAATTCATCTGACTTAGGTTCTTAGAGATAtttccaaaaacaaacaaatgtcTTTTGCAGAATGGGAGCTGAGAGTTACATGCCAAAATTGCATGACCTTGGATAAGTTCAAAATATTAAAACAGAATTTAAGCGTATAGATCTATTTACCATAACCATAAAACAGAATTTAAGCGTATAGATTTATTTACCATAGCCATCACCAGTGTGTGATGCACTATTAAATGTCACATTAAAAGCTGCTCTTTTAAAATAGACAACAGCCTTGCGTATTTCATCACATTCATCTTTTCCCCCATTGTTATTCTCTCCAGTTTCCAGTTCCCTGGAGTATTTTCAAACCTCTTTTCTGATGTCAATGGATGTCAGTTCTGACTCAACAATAGAGATGGTGGTGCAAGATCAAAACTTGCCTCCGACCTCTCCTTCTCATCAGAATAGATGTACTAGAAGCAGTCAACAAGGTTCTTCCTCCTCTAAACTCAAAGGAGTGATACCACTGAAAGGTGGTATGTGGGGGGCAAGGATCACCTGTAACTACAAGCGATACAGGCTTGGGACATATGAAACAGAGATCGAGGCAGCTAAAGCATATGATAGAGCTGCAGTCAAGATGCCGCGAGCTCATTCCCTAAACTTCCACCGGATTAATTACAGTGTAGAAGAGAGCGCTTTCCAAAGTCAGTGCTCAATTGAGGAAGTTCTGAGGATGTTGCAGGATAAAACGTACTCATCGATGCTtcagaattttattttgaatcATTCAACTTGTGTTGGATTTCATACAGAGGCCTTCATGAAGGAACAAGGGATTTCATATGACTTTCTCTTTAAGAAGGAACTGAGTCATATGGATGTCACTCACAAGTGCTTCCTGATTCAAGGGGATTATGCATCACTACATTCCCCCCCAATAGAAGATGAAGGCTGGAATAGCTTTGCCACTTTGTATGATATACATCGCCACTCATGGACATTTGGATGTTCATATTGGCAGAGTACACAAAGCTTTATTTTTACTAGTGGCTGGGGAGACTTTCTCGAGATGTATAACCTGAAGGAGAAagacaaaataataatttaCAGATGCCAGTACCAAGGGGATGCTGTCGAGAGAAAATTTCACTTGATTAATGTGCTGAGAAGTACTGCAGAAAGTTCTGTTGTTGGTATGACTACAGAGCAAGATGTCGGTTTAAGAGGAAGCTTGAACAAGGAGTTGGAGGCTGATTGCACTAGTGAGGAGAAAAAGAGAGGGTTTAAGCTCTTTGGTGTTGAGATTAGTGGTTAACAATTAGCTACAACCCGAGTTTGaggcttttttctttttattttcttttggttatctCGGCTATACACATTTTTGTATTTTGCTCATTTGAAAGTAGTTGCATCTTGTCTGTATCTCAACTTTTCGAGGGTTGAGTAGTTTTTAAATTTCAAGGCTGTTTCATAGAGAACATTTGAGTATGTATTTTCAGTACTGATAGTTTTGCAGAACTTAGAATGCAATTTCAATTGTATCCATCAGTATCTGTGAGTGATTACTATCTTCcgctttttttttccttttttaaatttttagttGTTCTTTATATTCCTCCAGTCCTCGTCCATGCTGGCCACGCAATCTTCAGAAGCTATCTCTTCTGTTATTTTGACAAGAACTGTAATGTCAGCTGTTAATTCAGGTTGAGGAAGTTACATAATCGCCATCTCTAATTTTCGTACGACAAGCGCTGCATCTTAAATAGTTGAGAGAATCACattctgcagaaaataaaagacaaCAACAAATTAGTATTACAACTTCCCCAATCTGCAACTCAGACATAGGTATTAGACCTCTATAAGATGAAACGGATTGTTCTTTTGTTAATAGTTTGGTCAGAGAGCCTACTTGTAGCTGAAATGTGCAGAAGATGTAAGCTAATTGAAGTTTCTCTGTGAGTCATATTTTGTCAGTTGCAGATGACTGGATGAGCCACTCCATATGAACAATGTAAGAACTAAGAACCATCTTTTTCTATTTATTATGGGATCATAAGTATTGATGATGATGTCTAATTAAAATTTAAGTCTCTCTATCGGCAGAACTTATATAATATGCTGCAGAGTCGTCTGAacaatttctttattttctgttgGTCATCGACTACTTGGAGAGGCACTAATATGAAAGAGATCAAAGTAAGAATATCTGAAACAGGAACAAGAAAATACAAGAGCAGACAAATGGAAGGGAAAAGCACAGGAATTTGGTAATGGAACTCTGTTTAATTAGCTAGATAGTTTTGAACAAACATTACAGATCaaacaattattttttttttgctgtacTTACAAACATTATTTGCCTAACttgaagaaattgaatttaagaaaaaaaaaaacattatgtCACTTGGGCGCTGGTGCTGGGGTTGGACTTGCAACGAAATGGTGATCTGATATTGGTAGAGTGACCTTGACGTGAAGTTTTTGTCCTGCTTGGCAGTGACCTGGTTCCTTGAGAGTCATGGCATACCAGTCTGGTTCGAAATTTCTACCGCAGATGAAGTAATAGTCACCCGGTTTGTCAAGAGGGATAGAATCAAGTCCGGCAGCATAGAGTGCTAGAGGAGACTCTGTGTTGCAAGATTGGTAGTCTTCTCCATTCACTTCCATCAAGTTATGAAATTCCTTATCATAAGCGAAAAGTAGAGTATCTCCGACGTGAAACTCTTTTGTGGAAGTCCACTTCTTGTAATCACCAAAAATGCTCCACCCAATTGAGTCACCGACTTTGTAAACAACTCCACTGTGAACAGCCTCCGATGAAGAGGCACCCGAACAAACGCCCAAACAAGCCATTGCAATAAAGAACATCATTATGGTGTTTCTCAAGGCCATGATAAAACAACGAAACTAgttgagagaaaaagagaacagGAGTGTGCAAGGAATCTGAAGTCGAGTATGAACCGAAAGAGATGTGCTAGGTACTGAAGATCTGAATGACAAATATTGTGGCCAGTTGCACATATATATAGTGCTTGCTTTAGCCTAAATGGGGACTGGAAAGGTTTCCTATTCTATAGAGGATTTGGACAAAGAGACTTGTTCGTAGAAGGATTTCTAAAACCAAACAAAAGAAGGATTACAGAAACACGGGCTTAGTTTAAGTCCACGATAAAAACGGATTACAAATCTCGCCCCAAGAAATCAGATCAAACTAGTTCCAAGGTTTTCTTGTCAATTTTCCTTTCACCTTCTTCCAGTGGCGACCACCTCTATCCTGTCCTTTCATGTATATATCTCATATCTCATGAAAGGGTGAGCCTAGAGTTCTTGCGCTCTTGGCAACTGAATCTTCttctttgaagcaaagtgaCTCGGATTGAAATTGGACCGAGAATGTAAAACAACGTAAGAATCATATTTTCAGAGGCTAGATAGCATTCTTCTTCTGTTTATTATGTGATCATTTGTATTTACAAAGATGATGATGATAcatctaattaaaaatgagtcTATCTGTCTAGAACAAGAacaattccttttctttttttgaaaggagaacAATTTCTTTAGCTACTTGCAAACATGAAAGAGATTGAAGCAAGAACATCTTTAACAGGTTACTCGCGAACCAAATGGAGCCCAAGTCCAGTTTTCCAGTGTTAATAGGTTATCAAGACTTCTTAGTTATGTAGAAGCGTCTTGGGGTTCATAAGGACTCCACAAATCAAAGATGCCATCCATTGAAAAATGACCAAATAACACCATAACACTCCCAAGAGAAGAATTATGGACCCTCCCAAGAGTCCATGACCGGATTAAGTTATGGTCGGTCCAATCGGCCTGGTTGAAAGTTTGGTACCATGGAGCTTGTGTTGTCTTTCTTCCTACCGAGGTTGTTGATGTAATTGCATGGCTACTGAATTGAATTAATGTAGTTAttagtaaaaaaaattaacattatTCGAGACGAGATGTCCCTATAGAGCCATCGGAATATAGTAGATATGTTCTTTGGTGATGAAATACCCACCAAATGGAAGAAAATTATAGCTTTGTCCTCAAACTAGAAGAGTTGAATAATTACAAGAAAGATAATGATAAATACATTTCTCTAAATTTCCCAagaaatagaaattagaaaaggaaaaaaaaaatgagagtgACGCTAGCTATGGGCCTTGAAACAGCGTCAATCACACTAGTTGAAAGTAGATGCCCACTACCCAAAACCTATATATAAACCACAGTCCACAGCACCAAAAGAACTCTCAGAATTCCCTTAACACACGAAAAGGAAAAGGCACCAGAATCAAATCCCAGAGATGGCTTCTCCCTACAGAACCCAGTCCGCTAAGAGATGGCTTCCTCTTGAAGCTAATCCCGATGTTATGAACCAGGTATTGAAATCAATCCCTGATTATCTGCTATTGTCTTGATTATATgctatgtttgtttgtttgtttgtttctgcagaaatcctgaaaaagattgaaacttttgTATACCCAAAACGAATAGCTagggttttgtttgaatttgatGTAGAAATTTGAGTGCTCTGATTCTTTTGGATTAGATGAATTCTGTTCGAGTCTGTGCTGAaatagttttggtgattcggatTAGTTAAAAGGCTTGTTGAGTAGGAATTTGAACTTGAATAGATGGCAAAAGAGATGATAGGAAAGCTTTAGCTTTGACCTTTGGAATTGAACTAGTACTTGACATTTTCCTATTGAAACTTAAATCAGATGGTTTATGTAAGTTCAGTGGATGATATTGATTTGTATGAGCTATGAAGTGAAGGGAGAAAGTGTTCGGCCTATTAGGATAGAGTTGTAGTTTCAGAAATTGAGTACAGTCGCTTAATTGTTAAATGATCGGATTATTGAGAAAGCAATGATGCAGTACAGAGGTTACGTGAGCACTGTGTcgaatttttcttctctcttccgTTTTGGCTAATATGAGTTCATTATTTTCGTAACTATACTCGTCTTTATCACAACTTTAGTATGcttttttgtaaattagattGGTGATTTTTCAAAGATTGCATCTTCAAG encodes the following:
- the LOC133744807 gene encoding mavicyanin-like: MACLGVCSGASSSEAVHSGVVYKVGDSIGWSIFGDYKKWTSTKEFHVGDTLLFAYDKEFHNLMEVNGEDYQSCNTESPLALYAAGLDSIPLDKPGDYYFICGRNFEPDWYAMTLKEPGHCQAGQKLHVKVTLPISDHHFVASPTPAPAPK
- the LOC133741809 gene encoding AP2/ERF and B3 domain-containing transcription factor At1g51120-like is translated as MSMDVSSDSTIEMVVQDQNLPPTSPSHQNRCTRSSQQGSSSSKLKGVIPLKGGMWGARITCNYKRYRLGTYETEIEAAKAYDRAAVKMPRAHSLNFHRINYSVEESAFQSQCSIEEVLRMLQDKTYSSMLQNFILNHSTCVGFHTEAFMKEQGISYDFLFKKELSHMDVTHKCFLIQGDYASLHSPPIEDEGWNSFATLYDIHRHSWTFGCSYWQSTQSFIFTSGWGDFLEMYNLKEKDKIIIYRCQYQGDAVERKFHLINVLRSTAESSVVGMTTEQDVGLRGSLNKELEADCTSEEKKRGFKLFGVEISG